One Thermicanus aegyptius DSM 12793 DNA segment encodes these proteins:
- a CDS encoding 2-oxoacid:acceptor oxidoreductase subunit alpha, with amino-acid sequence MINQLSWKVGGQQGEGIEKPGDLFATAMNRLGYYLYGYRHFSSRIKGGHTNNKIRVSTRPLRSISDDLDILVAFDQETIDINAKELRAGGIIIADAKFNPKVPEGIDARLFSVPFTAISEELGSTLMKNMVAVGSSIAILDLPIEPFQEVVTELWGRKGQKVVEKNMEAISRGAEFVMKEAGGPLPEFKLEPADGKKRMFMIGNEALALGAIAAGCRFMSAYPITPASEIMEYLIKVLPKFGGTVIQTEDEIAAITMAIGANYGGARAFTASAGPGLSLMTEAIGLAGMTETPVVIVDTQRGGPSTGLPTKQEQSDLNAAIYSTHGEIPKVVIAPSTVEECFYDMAEAFNIAEEYQVPVIVLTDLSLSLGKQTVEPLDYSKVEIRRGKLMAGQELPPLEKETLFKRYELTEDGISPRTIPGQKYGIHHVTGVEHGETGRPSEVAGNRKKMMEKRLKKLASFRLKTPIHAHLAYDEPDVLIIGMNSTEGPITEAMERLAKDGIKANHIQIRQILPFLADEVRPHLEKAKKVAVVENNATGQLANLIKLHVGFAEKIESVLKYDGNPFLPSEIYAQVKELI; translated from the coding sequence ATGATCAATCAACTTTCTTGGAAAGTTGGTGGGCAGCAAGGGGAAGGGATTGAAAAGCCGGGGGATCTTTTTGCGACGGCCATGAATCGGCTGGGGTATTATCTCTACGGTTATCGCCATTTTTCTTCCAGAATTAAAGGGGGTCACACGAACAACAAAATTCGCGTGAGTACCAGGCCGCTTAGGTCGATTTCCGACGATTTGGATATTCTCGTCGCCTTTGACCAGGAGACCATTGATATAAACGCGAAGGAATTACGTGCCGGAGGAATTATCATTGCAGACGCGAAGTTCAATCCGAAAGTGCCTGAGGGGATTGATGCGCGTCTGTTTTCTGTGCCGTTTACCGCGATTTCCGAGGAGCTGGGAAGCACGCTGATGAAAAACATGGTAGCGGTTGGGAGTTCCATCGCCATCTTGGATCTTCCCATTGAGCCTTTCCAGGAAGTGGTCACTGAGCTATGGGGGCGGAAAGGGCAGAAAGTGGTTGAGAAGAACATGGAAGCCATTTCCCGCGGAGCGGAATTTGTGATGAAGGAAGCAGGAGGCCCTCTTCCGGAATTTAAGTTGGAGCCGGCCGATGGGAAGAAGAGGATGTTCATGATCGGTAATGAAGCCCTCGCATTAGGGGCGATCGCCGCCGGATGCCGCTTCATGTCTGCTTACCCCATCACTCCTGCTTCGGAGATTATGGAATATTTGATTAAAGTTTTACCTAAGTTTGGAGGAACCGTGATCCAGACGGAAGATGAGATTGCGGCCATTACGATGGCGATCGGAGCTAATTATGGTGGCGCGAGAGCCTTTACGGCTTCCGCAGGACCGGGTCTCTCCCTCATGACGGAAGCGATCGGCCTCGCCGGAATGACGGAAACTCCCGTCGTCATTGTGGATACCCAACGGGGAGGGCCTTCAACGGGTTTGCCGACGAAGCAGGAGCAGAGCGACCTGAACGCCGCCATCTATAGCACCCACGGAGAGATTCCCAAGGTGGTTATCGCTCCATCCACGGTGGAGGAATGCTTTTATGACATGGCGGAAGCTTTTAACATCGCAGAGGAATATCAGGTACCTGTCATTGTTCTGACTGACCTTTCCCTCTCCCTGGGCAAACAGACCGTGGAACCTCTCGATTACAGCAAGGTGGAGATCCGTCGAGGGAAATTAATGGCGGGACAGGAATTGCCCCCCTTGGAAAAGGAAACCCTCTTTAAACGCTATGAATTGACCGAGGACGGCATCTCTCCCCGTACCATTCCCGGACAGAAATATGGCATTCACCATGTGACCGGGGTAGAGCATGGCGAGACGGGACGCCCCAGTGAAGTGGCAGGAAATCGGAAGAAAATGATGGAGAAGCGATTGAAAAAATTAGCCTCCTTCCGCCTAAAGACTCCGATTCATGCCCATCTTGCATATGATGAACCTGATGTTCTGATCATCGGAATGAATTCAACGGAGGGCCCCATCACGGAGGCCATGGAACGCCTGGCGAAGGATGGAATTAAGGCGAATCACATTCAAATACGCCAGATTCTTCCCTTCCTTGCCGATGAAGTAAGACCCCATTTGGAGAAGGCAAAGAAGGTGGCCGTGGTGGAAAACAACGCCACAGGGCAATTAGCCAACCTGATCAAACTTCATGTAGGCTTTGCGGAAAAGATCGAAAGTGTCCTGAAGTATGACGGAAATCCATTCCTGCCGTCGGAAATATATGCGCAAGTGAAGGAGCTGATCTAG
- a CDS encoding 2-oxoacid:ferredoxin oxidoreductase subunit beta: MATFKDFRNNVIPNWCPGCGDFSVLAAMQRALANLGLEPENVAVVSGIGCSGRISGYINTYGFHGVHGRALPIAQGLKMANRNLTVIAAGGDGDGFAIGLNHTIHSIRRNMDITYIVMDNQIYGLTKGQTSPRSPIGFQTKSTPKGSIESPLAPLEMALAAGATFVAQGFSGDLKGLTHIIEEGIKHKGFSLINVFSPCVTFNKVNTYDWFKENIVSLENVEHYDPSDRKMAMQKLMETHGMLTGIIYQDKESKSYQDQVIGFREEPLVEQDLRLSKEEFEELLKEFA; this comes from the coding sequence ATGGCCACCTTTAAAGATTTCCGCAATAACGTAATTCCCAACTGGTGTCCAGGGTGTGGAGACTTCTCTGTACTGGCCGCTATGCAACGGGCATTGGCCAATTTGGGATTAGAACCGGAGAATGTGGCCGTGGTTTCCGGAATCGGATGTTCGGGCCGGATTTCCGGATATATTAATACCTATGGATTCCATGGGGTTCATGGAAGAGCCTTGCCGATCGCCCAAGGTTTAAAGATGGCGAATCGGAATCTCACCGTGATCGCCGCGGGAGGAGACGGAGATGGTTTTGCCATCGGGCTTAACCATACGATTCATTCCATCCGTCGCAACATGGATATTACCTACATCGTTATGGACAACCAGATCTACGGTTTGACCAAAGGGCAAACCTCTCCCCGCAGCCCGATAGGTTTTCAGACCAAGAGCACGCCGAAAGGTTCCATCGAATCTCCCCTTGCTCCTCTGGAAATGGCGCTTGCCGCCGGCGCTACTTTTGTAGCGCAGGGATTTTCCGGCGACTTAAAAGGATTGACCCATATCATTGAGGAAGGAATTAAGCATAAAGGATTCTCCTTGATCAATGTGTTCAGTCCTTGTGTCACATTTAACAAGGTGAATACCTATGATTGGTTTAAGGAGAACATCGTCTCTCTTGAGAATGTGGAGCACTATGACCCGTCCGACCGGAAGATGGCCATGCAGAAGTTGATGGAAACCCATGGAATGCTGACCGGGATTATCTATCAGGATAAAGAGAGCAAATCTTACCAGGATCAGGTGATCGGTTTCCGGGAAGAACCTTTGGTAGAACAAGATCTCCGTTTAAGCAAGGAAGAATTTGAAGAGTTGCTGAAGGAGTTTGCTTAA
- a CDS encoding class I SAM-dependent methyltransferase, protein MPFPKITEMGHALLPFFISQGDTVVDATCGNGKDTLYLARLAGPKGKVYAFDIQETALRKTRERLEKERDPIASVHYILDDHRNIDAHVKETPAAILFNLGYLPGGDHRITTQTSSTLIAVEKSLTLLKQGGLLLITSYPGHEEGKKEAAALARYFSSLSRDNFRILKIGFLENHENSQAPYILAVEKRS, encoded by the coding sequence ATGCCTTTTCCCAAGATCACTGAGATGGGACATGCCCTGCTCCCATTCTTTATTTCTCAGGGAGATACCGTAGTCGATGCCACGTGTGGCAATGGAAAAGATACCCTCTACCTTGCCCGTTTAGCCGGACCGAAGGGGAAGGTTTATGCCTTCGATATCCAGGAAACGGCTTTACGAAAGACAAGAGAAAGGTTGGAAAAGGAGAGGGATCCGATCGCCTCCGTTCACTACATTTTGGATGATCATCGGAATATAGACGCCCATGTGAAGGAGACGCCCGCCGCCATCCTTTTTAATCTTGGGTATCTTCCAGGTGGAGACCATCGAATCACCACCCAAACTTCCTCCACCCTGATCGCCGTGGAGAAGAGCCTAACTCTCCTTAAACAGGGAGGACTTCTGCTCATCACTTCATATCCGGGTCATGAAGAAGGGAAAAAGGAAGCGGCGGCGCTGGCCCGTTATTTTTCATCGCTTTCTCGGGACAATTTTCGTATTTTGAAAATCGGTTTTCTTGAGAACCACGAAAACTCCCAAGCCCCCTATATTCTAGCCGTTGAAAAACGGTCTTGA